The DNA segment TACCAGCCCATTAAATTTATACCTGCATGTGTTCATTTTTTGACAGAGCTACAGTGTTCTGCAGAGTTCTGCAGTAATACCTTGTGAGGGATATACaaaccaaatatataaaaacagtcaCAATTCAACCCAAATATAATTTGGTACCAGAATTTGGTCACAGCAGCTTACCAAAGCATAGAATAATATTTACAATGAAGCAAactataacaataaatatatgtattactTTAAAAGTATGGCAAtgtttactaaaactttttttctcattttgtatatttatttgtaattattttttatcaaaaactcaatacacaataaatgaaatgtaagtAATGTATTCTAACAGTAATATTAAACAAACATCACTAAATCTCTTTTGTATTCAGTACTCAGAAGGGCATTTGCAGTTCTGGCATTGTGACTTAGCATCCAAAAGAATAGTATCGACTAAGTGCTGCAGAACACACAACTCTCTTTTGTCTGCCTCCTTCAGTTATCAGTAAGATCTATTTTGCTGCTAAGCGTGTCACCCTAGCAACAGGCTTCAGACAACTGACTACGTGAAGAGAACTTTTAAAGGGACCGACAGGCGCTTTCACAGATTTACATGAATGTGGTTATACACTACAGTTTATTCAAAGTATTATGCTATTCAAAGTAACGTTTTGTTGCTCACAAGTGAAAAGGATGATTGTGGTGTCAGGTTTAAAAAATAGAGGCTAAAATAGATATAAATTTAGAGCctataaaacatatattaaatattcataatggcatataaaatgtttccttTGAGAAATAACACTGACCAAATATACCTTGAAGAATGGGCTAGGAATATTACTGAATTAAGCCAAAGTTTAATAAATGcccatttttctctttcacatGTGTCTAAAGCACCACTAATTCAGCTGATATAGAAATAGTTCTGAAATTTTGTTAATTTAAGTTCCTCAGATAATTAATATTAGGGAAAGAACAAGTGTCTGAATAATGCAGAGCAGGTAGAACACTTAGGACTAAGGAGTAATGTGCTTCAGTTTATGTGTTGTGACAATGGCAGTAGTAGGATGCCACCATTGTGTTATTTTAAGGTTGAATCTGTAGGCAATGTGCATGAAATAATCAAAGTGACAGGCTATAAATCTAAGCAGCACTTTCACATCTGAGGTCTATCTAATACATGCACACTTCTTCAACCATATTGTCATGCATTATTTGAAAAGGCATAATGAATCAGAAAAAGTGGCTCTCATCCAATTTTCTTCCTGTTCCATTCCTGAAATTTTTACTGTGCTAccattgcattttaattttttagaaGTGGTGCTTGCAATGCTGTGCCTCATTCAAAGCATGTTAAAATAGTTAAATCAGTTAcatcatgtaaataaatgaatgaatggaaatCTGCCTGATCAATTAACAGCAGGGTTTATATGagtaaatattgaaaatatgtaaaacattATGTATGTGTGATGAATATagtaattttattacatttttcaaataacCATGTGCAGCTTTATTAGCTTAGTTGTAGTAGCTATGTGAAAATAGTAAAGTGAACTAACATTTTCATGTTAATATTTTGTTCTCTCCTGATATCTTCTTTATTGATCCCATGTTTAACATCTTAAACTCCTAGAATAATATCCgtcattattaattcatttaagctgtgaaataataaataataacaaataatacaataacagcaacaacaacaacaagaagaatgtaaaatgtgttttatggcTTATACTGTGTACCGAATAGTCCTTTGCCTAAACAAGTGTCATACATGTTACAACAGAGATAACGAAAAGCAAAACAGTGGTATAGTACTTCCAATTAAACATTGTGAGGGTCTTAAaagtattgaaaatgtaaatgtctgagtCTTTACTCTTACATAATTTCTCAAGTGCTTCCGGATGGTCACACAGGACTTATAGTAATTACTTCTATTACTGTTTGCCCACTGAGACAACCACATCATGCAAGTCCCAGATAGAGCAGTTTACATAAACTCTGACTTTCAGTCTCTAAAAGATAACTTAAAATATCTTTTTAGATTGAAGTAACCTAAACAAACATAGTAAATGACTTGATCACTTTTTAAAGACTTTATGCTATATTATGTAGACTGCATAGGCTGAGTACCAACCTGTTACAATTTAATATGTTGTAAAATAACACCACACATGGCATGACTGTATACTGATTTcgaataaataagaataattataTTGCATTCATGGGCAAGGTGTGAGCTTTCAGTACTTGTACACTACTAACTATACAGCAGCAATTTTTGAGGTTAGAAATCAATAACTTACAATGCATTAGTCAAGGTTAAGGCACGTTAAaccatgtcttttggcacattaCCTGTTGTACACAATAGTTGAAtcataattacattttcaaaaatactTCACATAATCAAAATTATTTCATACTCACTCTGTGTTAAGGTTATGCTGAAGAAGCCCCTATAGTGACTAATGCCTATCAGCCCATTTCACTGTGAAACTGTGATTATTTTTGCCATTATAATATGAGCATGAAATGTGTTAGTTGTAcagatatgtaaaaaatataaactgtacAGTATTGCTAATGTTATTTCTCTGTCTTTGGCAcctctgttttctttccttgtttttttttttcttttaacttttttaaaacatactgCTGTAGTTGCTGGCCATAAGtcataaaactataaaaaagatTACAAGTAACCTGCAAAGGACACTAACATCTTTTCATGCCATGAATTTAAATGTAAGGATGAGTCATCCAatttcatgccaaaaaactttTTAGAGTCTTTCCATAACTTCGAATTAATCCTGTCAACCAGTTATTTCCAGGTTAGGATTGTGCTTCTCCCATCATGTCCCATCATATCCCATGCTTGAGATATTGAACTAAGCCTTCCTAAGGTGCTTCTTCCCATCATGTCCCATCATATCTCATGCTTGAGATATTGAACTAAGCCTTCCTAAGGACAGTAATTGTTTTGAATTAATtactttaaatttatttttgaaatattaatTACTCAATAAATACTTATAAGTTCACACCACTGGCCCTGCctgtgtgaaaataaaatgcttgatATAGAAGGTGTGTTCCAATTTGCAAACTGCTCTTTGATATGATTTAGGTAAGCTTAAATAATCAGTTTCATAAGGATATGCAAATGTCTTTCAAGAAGAATTAATggaatagtatttttttttctaaatggaGATTGTGCCAATAAAATGACTTGTTCTCAAAATGTGTCCTTCACTTAATGTGTTCTGCTTGTTAATGACACACTGAGCTAAATGGACAATTAAGTATCTCTTTTATCTCAGTGAGCATAGCACAGATCTATGAATGAATTTAGTAGATTAAAATTCTGTGTATTTATGTTTAACTATTTAAGCATGAAAAGCATGTTCTATGTACCAGTAGTCAAGCTAACATGAGTTCAATTTGAACCTTTTTGACATTTCTTTTATACAGATCCCAGTTATGACAGGAGCATTTATGGACTCATCACCCAATGATGACTACAGCACTGAACATTCCCTCTTCAACTCGTCTGCCAGTGTCAATGCAGCTCCCATTACCTTAGTTCAGACTCAACATGATGAGCACCAGCGGGTCTCCACTGATGCTATCTGGCTGTGGATCGCGATCATTGCCACCATTGGGAACATTGTGGTAGTGGGAGTTGTTTATGCGTTCACTTTCTGATCTGTCCGTTTGAAGACATTTTActtgaactgaactgtacagaCTGAGGGGTTAGTTGTGATGAAATCCATTGGGTCAATAATAATCAGAATTTGCAcacaacatttttactttttgcaaCATTATTTGGAAGCTTACACTTCAGTGAGCAGTGTTTGTTTATTCTGAATATGGATTAACTGGCTTTATGTGTTGAACCTACTTCAGTATCCCTGAAGACCTTAGAAGCAATTAAGAGGAGTGTTCCTCAATTATTTGGATGACAGGGCAGCAAATCTTTACACATTAAAGGGAAGAGGGGggcgtgtacacacacacacacacacacaaaatggttCGTGTATTAATTAACAACACTAAAGCCACACTTGTCTAGTTATTATGATAAAAAGGTGAA comes from the Silurus meridionalis isolate SWU-2019-XX chromosome 8, ASM1480568v1, whole genome shotgun sequence genome and includes:
- the LOC124389668 gene encoding uncharacterized protein C14orf132 is translated as MDLSFMAAQIPVMTGAFMDSSPNDDYSTEHSLFNSSASVNAAPITLVQTQHDEHQRVSTDAIWLWIAIIATIGNIVVVGVVYAFTF